The Terriglobia bacterium DNA window CCTGAAGGCGCTTCACCGTGCCATCGACCTTGGCGTCAATTTCATCGACACCGCTGCCGCTTATGGTGAAGGACACAGCGAACAACTCATCGGAAAAGTCCTGAAATCGCATCGCGACAAGCGGATCTATGTCGCCACCAAAGTGAACCCGAAGAACTATGTCTGGCCTGCCCAGAAGGGCGGCGATATCCGGGATGTCTTCCCCCGGAATTACATCGTTGAGCGGACTGAACAGAGCCTCAGAAACCTTGGAGTCGAACGCATCGATCTCCAGCAACTGCATGTTTGGAACGACGAATGGGCAGGCGCTGACGAATGGCACTCCGCCTTTGAGAAGCTCCGGCGTGAAGGAAAGGTCTGGCATTTTGGAATTTCGGTCACAGAACATGATCCCGACGACAGCCTCCAGATGATCGAGACCGGTGAGATCGACGCCGTCCAGGTGATCTACAATATCTTCGACCAGTCCCCGGAGACGGCGTTGTTTCCCAAGTGCCAGCAAAAAGGCGTTGGGGTGATCGTGCGCGTTCCCTTTGACGAAGGATCGTTGACTGGGACCATTACGGAGCAGACGACCTTTCCACCCGAAGATTTCCGGACGCGTTATTTCGGCGGCGACCGTAAAAAGCAGGTGGTTCACCGCATCGAAAAGCTCAGGACGCTGCTCGACGGCGAGGCCAAAACCCTGTCGGAGCTGGCCCTTCGGTTCACGTTGAATCATCCCGCCGTCTCCACCGTGATCCCGGGAATGCGCAAGACGCAAAATGTTGAAGCAAATTGCTCCGTGTCCGATGGCCGAAAGCTCGCTTCGGATTTGTCCGCGGCACTTAGAGAGCACGCCTGGCAAAGGAATTTCTATCGGTAGGCACACCCCCATCAAACCTCTGGCGGCCGGATCTCATCAAAATAACCATAAGGATTGGAGGGTGATCCTCTCAGGTGGATTGCCCCCCTTGTTGCCCTTCAAAGTCCGCAATGGGGCCTGTCTCCTCGGCCGAAGGGAGCAACACCCGAGTGTCTGAACAGAAGGGAACCTGAAATACAAAGCAATGAAATGCATAACTTGCAGTCCCAGGGGGGCGTATGAGAATTCCTACTAACGATCAAACCGCTCACGGCAAATCGCTGCTGGCCGTGTGCACCATCGCTGTTGTGTTATCCATAGGACTTCTGTCTGTGATTCCTCAACCGCTGTTCGCCGATCATGGATTCGGACGGGGTGCCTCGTTCGCACGCGGGTTTCCGCAGCACAGGGGATTCAATGAGTTTGGATTCCATCGCAACTTCTTTCCCCGTTCTTTTGGGTTTTACCCTTCTTTTTCCTTCTTCTACACAGGGTTTGGTCCTTACTATTATTACCCGGGCTATTGGGGGCCAGCCTATTGGGCTCCAGGACCACCTTATCCGCCCAGTTATACTCTGGAAGATCAGGCTCCACGACAACAGGATTCCCGCGATAAGAATATCGCTTGGTTGAGACTGGACATCCTGCCGCGAGAGGCCTCAGTTTACATCGATGGGAAGTACGCGGGAAAAGGATCCGAATTTGTAGAGGGGAAGAAACTGCTCCCGGTGAGCCCTGACAGCCACACGTTGCGTTTTGAAGCGGAAGGTTTTCAATCCGCGGTCATCAACCTCAAGGTCAACCCGCTTCAGACCCTGGACGTCACCGAACATTTGCAGGCAGGTGGCGCAGCGACCGCAGCCCCGTCCAGCCCCCCTCCTTCTTCACCTTCGATCTCCCCGTCGCGGCAATCAGGCCGGACTCCACCCCCTATGCGACAACCTTATTCGGCCCCTCCGGTGAATCGAGGAAATGCGGGACAGAAGGCCTCAGCAGGTCCACGAAATGATGTGCATCCCCCTTTTCCCCCACAGTCCGAGACACCGCCCTCCAACCCGTCTCCTGGTGTGGCTGAGGACGTGCAATTTGGAAGAATTACCGTCCAGTTTGAACACGCGACGTCAGATGCGGCGATCTATGTCGATGGCAAGTTCATGGGTGTATCCGATGCGTCTATTCCTGAATTCGTGATTAACGATGTTCCCCCGGGGAAACATACGGTTGCCGTCACTAAACCCGGTTATGCGCATTTCGAAGAAGAAATAACCGTCAGTCCAAGCCAGAGCAAATCGGTCAAGGCGGTCATGAGGAAAGGATAAGATCAGTTCAAAGTTCCAAGTTCAAAGTCCAAGGTCCAAGGTCCAAAGTCTGAAACCCAGTTCAAAGTTCCAGGTTCAAAGTTCCAAGTTCAAAGTTCAAAGTCCAAAGTCCAAGGTCCAAAGTCTGAAACCCAGTTCAAAGTTCCAGGTTCAAAGTTCCAAGTTCAAAGTTCAAAGTTCAAAGTCCAAAGTCCAAGGTCCAAAGTCTGAAACTCAGTTCAAAGTTCCAGGTTCAAAGTTCCAGGTCCAAAGTCTAAAACCCGGTTCCAGGTTCATCACTCAGGAGCTCATCAAAACATTTTCCGCAACCATCCTGGTTTTTACTGATAACTGAGAACTGGGAACCGACAACTGCTTTTCCGACTTCCGACCTCCGACTTCCGACCTCAACCGGGGGCGCACATCCGTGCGCCCCTACAGGAGACTTCCGGCTTTTGGCGTCTGGCCTCCCGCATCTTTCCCTGACACCCGGCATCCGCCAAAAAGCCGGCGGACCTTCGGCCCGGCGCCTGACACCTCTCACCTCAACCATTTCTCTCCTTGCACCCAAGCGAATCTCGCATACAATTGGTATCATTGATTCTCAGGGGGCAACTTGACCTGCCTCCCCCCTGCGAGTTCATCCTTTCATGAAAGGAAGCGTCCTCATGCTCTATAAGCTGGCACTGATTGGGTTTGGGAATGTTGGGAAGAGCTTCATCCGGTTGTTGGAGCGGAAAAGGTCGAGGTTAAGAAAAGACTACGGGATCGAATTTCGGATCGTGGCGATTGCCACCGGCAGGCACGGACTAGCCATCGAGCCCCAGGGGTTCCAATCGAAGAAAGTCTTTACCCAACTGGAAAAGCACAGCTCTCTTGACGCTCTGCACCGCGGCAAACCGCTCAAAGGTGTCCTCGACCTGATTCAACGGTCGTCTGCCGATGTCATGTTTGAGATCTCACCGCAAGATCCGTGGACCGGTCAACCGGCCATCAGGCACATTGAAGCCGCTTTGAAGAAAAGGATGCACGTGGTCACGGCGAACAAGGGACCGGTGGTCCATGCTTACCGGCAGCTGAAACGGCTCGCCGCCCGGAGCAAGGTGCAATTCCGGCATGAGGGCGTGGTCATGGATGGGACCCCGATTTTTAACCTGGCGGAGATGACTTTGCCGGCGACCGAAGTGCGTGGCTTTGAGGGGATCCTCAACGCGACGACCAATTACCTGCTGGAGGAGATGGAAAAGAAAAAGAGCCTGGAGACCGCTCTTGAAGAAGCCAAAGCAATGGGTATTGTCGAGTCAAATCCGGCGGTCGATGTGGAGGGATGGGACGCGACATCCAAGCTGTGTTGTCTCGCAAACGTGATGATGGGCGCGAATTTGAGACCCAGCCAGGTTAACCGCGAAGGGATTCAAAACCTCACCCCTGAGCACCTTCTCAACGCCCGGAACCGTGGTTACTGCATCCGGTTGCTGGTTCGCGCATGGCGGGATGGGCGCCATGTCCGCGGGAGTGTCAAGCCCGCTGAAATTCCACTGACCCATACCTTCGCAACCCTCCGTGGGGACACTACCGCCCTGTGCATCGATACGGACACGATGGAAAAGATAACCATCGTCGAGGGTCCCGGGGGCCCGCATCAAACCGCCTTCGGGCTGCTGTCGGATTTCATCAATATTCACCGTCGATGTCTGTGAGGGTCTTTGGCCGGCATGGGGGGTAGGGCGCAGGGTCTTGCCGAGGGAGAAGAACGTTGACGCTACATCTCCCGTCGTCCTTCCAGGGATTTCATGACGGTGACCTCATCAGCATAGTCCAGTTCACTGCCAATGGGAACGCCCATGGCAATGCGCGTCACTTTCACCCCCAGGGGCTTCAGGAGCTTGGATAGATAGATCGCGGTTGCTTCGCCCTCAACGTTGGGGTTGGTCGCGAGAATGATCTCCTCCACTTCCCCGCCCCGCAATCGCTCTATCAGGTTCTTGATGCGGAGTTGATCCGGGCCGACACCCTTCAGCGGGGCCAGCGCGCCCATCAGGACGTGGTATCGGCCCTGGTAGGCACGGGTCTTCTCAATGGCAAGAACGTTAGCGGGCTCTTCGACGATACAGATCTGCCTGGGCGTGCGCGTGGGACTGGAGCAATAAAAACACGGGTCCACGTCCGTCAGGTTATTGCACGTGGAGCACAAGCCCACCTTCTGTTTCATGTCAAGGATGGCCTGGGCCAGACGTTCTACTTCCTCGGTGGGGCCTTTCAACAAGTGGAAGGCGATACGTTGCGCGGATTTTTGCCCGATCGACGGCAGGTGTTTCAATTCTTCGATCAAGCGGGCGACGGGTTCGGCATAGTCGGGCATGGGTAGGATTCAAGTCAGGTCGGTCTCGCGGAGTCTCCTTCCCGGTTTCTTTCCTCTCTCAAAACAGGGCAATGCTCCCGTCAAAACAAGCCGGGGATCTTCAGACCGCCGGCCAGATTCCCCAGCTGGCCTTGAAGCTGTTCATCCACTTTGCGGTTCGCCTCGTTGACCGCGGCGAGAATCAGGTCCTGCAACATTTCCCGATCACTCGAGCCGAGGGCCTCAGGGTCGATCGTGACCGCCAGCAACTGCTTCTGGCCATTCATCTTGACCGTCACCATGCCCCCGCCCGCAGATCCTTCGACAACCAGATCTTCCATCTGTTTCTGAAGCTGTTCCTGCATCTTTTGAGCTTGTTTAAGGATTTGTTGCATATTGGGTGTGTTCATAATTCAATCCCGTCCCCCTGGTTACTTCTTCTTAATCTGGAGGATTTCAGCCCGGAAAGTGTCCACAAAAGATCGGACCAGGGGCTCTTTGAGAATTTCCTCTCCTCCTGCCGCAGGGAGAGGCCCCCGGGCGTCCCCCGTACCCTCACTTCGGGGAGAC harbors:
- a CDS encoding aldo/keto reductase, whose translation is MQYRKLGRTELQLSEIGFGAWGIGGHLWQDSNDDESLKALHRAIDLGVNFIDTAAAYGEGHSEQLIGKVLKSHRDKRIYVATKVNPKNYVWPAQKGGDIRDVFPRNYIVERTEQSLRNLGVERIDLQQLHVWNDEWAGADEWHSAFEKLRREGKVWHFGISVTEHDPDDSLQMIETGEIDAVQVIYNIFDQSPETALFPKCQQKGVGVIVRVPFDEGSLTGTITEQTTFPPEDFRTRYFGGDRKKQVVHRIEKLRTLLDGEAKTLSELALRFTLNHPAVSTVIPGMRKTQNVEANCSVSDGRKLASDLSAALREHAWQRNFYR
- a CDS encoding PEGA domain-containing protein; translated protein: MRIPTNDQTAHGKSLLAVCTIAVVLSIGLLSVIPQPLFADHGFGRGASFARGFPQHRGFNEFGFHRNFFPRSFGFYPSFSFFYTGFGPYYYYPGYWGPAYWAPGPPYPPSYTLEDQAPRQQDSRDKNIAWLRLDILPREASVYIDGKYAGKGSEFVEGKKLLPVSPDSHTLRFEAEGFQSAVINLKVNPLQTLDVTEHLQAGGAATAAPSSPPPSSPSISPSRQSGRTPPPMRQPYSAPPVNRGNAGQKASAGPRNDVHPPFPPQSETPPSNPSPGVAEDVQFGRITVQFEHATSDAAIYVDGKFMGVSDASIPEFVINDVPPGKHTVAVTKPGYAHFEEEITVSPSQSKSVKAVMRKG
- a CDS encoding homoserine dehydrogenase — protein: MKGSVLMLYKLALIGFGNVGKSFIRLLERKRSRLRKDYGIEFRIVAIATGRHGLAIEPQGFQSKKVFTQLEKHSSLDALHRGKPLKGVLDLIQRSSADVMFEISPQDPWTGQPAIRHIEAALKKRMHVVTANKGPVVHAYRQLKRLAARSKVQFRHEGVVMDGTPIFNLAEMTLPATEVRGFEGILNATTNYLLEEMEKKKSLETALEEAKAMGIVESNPAVDVEGWDATSKLCCLANVMMGANLRPSQVNREGIQNLTPEHLLNARNRGYCIRLLVRAWRDGRHVRGSVKPAEIPLTHTFATLRGDTTALCIDTDTMEKITIVEGPGGPHQTAFGLLSDFINIHRRCL
- the recR gene encoding recombination mediator RecR, which produces MPDYAEPVARLIEELKHLPSIGQKSAQRIAFHLLKGPTEEVERLAQAILDMKQKVGLCSTCNNLTDVDPCFYCSSPTRTPRQICIVEEPANVLAIEKTRAYQGRYHVLMGALAPLKGVGPDQLRIKNLIERLRGGEVEEIILATNPNVEGEATAIYLSKLLKPLGVKVTRIAMGVPIGSELDYADEVTVMKSLEGRREM
- a CDS encoding YbaB/EbfC family nucleoid-associated protein, with the translated sequence MNTPNMQQILKQAQKMQEQLQKQMEDLVVEGSAGGGMVTVKMNGQKQLLAVTIDPEALGSSDREMLQDLILAAVNEANRKVDEQLQGQLGNLAGGLKIPGLF